The proteins below come from a single Cannabis sativa cultivar Pink pepper isolate KNU-18-1 chromosome 3, ASM2916894v1, whole genome shotgun sequence genomic window:
- the LOC115709148 gene encoding cysteine-rich receptor-like protein kinase 42, with protein MKMDFPISINLHWIWGFLILNSLSNHYIIDAIKIRTSEVGRLCGTSEYSPLTNFIPNFIVAMDNVQIELSIENWGVSNITEPNPPVFAFAQCFGDLPPPDCRSCFAVARMKLPNCLPSVAARLYLDGCYIRYDNHSFIHETIDEKHDKIACGPPTDFSNDELMKSEFARKVKEVLAILTQKAVNKGGYAVDEDRGGVEGVFGLAQCWKTLSKDECRNCLVNASASLLNCAPASEGRAMFAGCYVRYSTDRFFHLAQRQQEEDEGSPLHDLLASNRVWIIIAGIFSAIVLGLLALFGVYVGVYCGYKSKKNKVIHEDVSITIKKSNLNFKYEILEKATEYFDMTRKLGQGGAGSVFKGILPDGKVVAVKRLFFNTRQWVDEFFNEVNLISGIEHRNLVKLLGCSIEGPESLLVYEFVPNKSLDQILYDKKNTYILSWQQRFDIISGIAEGLAYLHGGCGLKIIHRDIKSSNILLGDDFVPKIADFGLARSVSADRTHLSTGIAGTLGYMAPEYLVRGQLTEKADVYAFGVLVLEIACGRKNSAFTLGSGSILHSVWKCYKEKKISESIDPGLKSDFPIEEASNVLQIGLLCTQASVALRPSMSDVVKMLTDEEYGIPSPKQPPFLNASLLNSDETRMISEETSSSYTENSSNLYDSVVETTEVSKPS; from the exons ATGAAAATGGATTTTCCAATCTCAATCAACCTACATTGGATTTGGGGTTTCCTAATACTAAACTCATTATCAAATCATTACATTATCGACGCTATAAAGATCCGAACGAGCGAAGTGGGGCGACTCTGCGGAACATCTGAGTATTCTCCGCTCACAAATTTTATCCCAAACTTCATCGTAGCAATGGACAATGTCCAAATAGAATTAAGCATCGAAAATTGGGGTGTTTCTAACATAACAGAGCCTAATCCACCTGTGTTCGCCTTCGCACAATGCTTCGGCGACCTTCCTCCACCGGATTGTAGGTCATGCTTCGCCGTTGCAAGAATGAAACTCCCCAACTGCTTGCCTTCGGTAGCAGCTAGACTCTACCTCGACGGCTGCTACATTCGATACGACAACCACAGCTTCATTCACGAGACTATAGATGAAAAACATGACAAGATAGCATGTGGGCCGCCGACGGATTTCTCAAATGATGAGCTGATGAAGTCGGAGTTTGCGAGGAAGGTGAAGGAGGTTCTGGCGATTTTGACGCAGAAAGCTGTTAATAAAGGAGGTTATGCTGTGGATGAAGATAGAGGTGGAGTTGAGGGTGTTTTTGGTTTGGCTCAGTGTTGGAAAACTCTTAGTAAAGATGAGTGTCGGAACTGTTTGGTGAATGCTAGTGCTTCGCTCTTGAATTGTGCTCCTGCGTCGGAGGGTAGAGCCATGTTCGCCGGTTGTTATGTAAGGTACTCTACTGATAGGTTCTTTCATTTGGCTCAACGACAACAAGAAGAAGACGAag GTTCTCCTCTACATGATTTGCTAGCATCAAACCGAGTTTGGATCATCATAGCTGGCATTTTCTCTGCAATTGTGTTGGGTCTTCTTGCCCTCTTTGGAGTTTATGTTGGTGTTTATTGTGGATATAAGTCCAAGAAAAACAAAG TGATTCATGAGGATGTTTcaataactataaaaaaatcaaacttgaaTTTCAAGTATGAAATACTGGAAAAGGCAACTGAATATTTTGACATGACAAGAAAATTAGGACAAGGTGGGGCTGGTTCTGTGTTTAAAGGGATTCTCCCAGATGGGAAAGTTGTTGCTGTGAAGAGACTATTTTTCAATACAAGGCAATGGGTGGATGAGTTCTTCAATGAAGTGAATTTGATTAGTGGGATTGAACATAGGAACCTTGTGAAGCTTTTGGGGTGTAGTATTGAAGGACCAGAAAGCcttttagtttatgaatttgTACCCAATAAAAGCCTTGATCAAATACTTTATG ATAAGAAGAACACATATATACTAAGTTGGCAACAAAGATTTGATATCATATCTGGAATAGCTGAAGGGCTTGCATATCTCCATGGTGGTTGTGGTTTGAAGATTATCCATAGAGATATCAAATCTAGTAATATTTTGCTTGGTGATGATTTTGTTCCAAAGATAGCAGATTTCGGGCTTGCTCGATCCGTTTCGGCCGATAGAACTCATCTAAGCACAGGAATTGCAGGAACATT gGGATATATGGCACCTGAATATCTTGTTAGAGGGCAACTCACAGAAAAGGctgatgtttatgcttttggagtGTTGGTTCTTGAAATTGCATGTGGTAGGAAGAATAGTGCTTTCACATTGGGATCAGGCTCAATTTTACATTCA GTTTGGAAGTGttacaaagaaaagaaaatatcagAATCTATCGATCCAGGATTAAAAAGTGATTTCCCTATTGAAGAAGCTTCAAATGTACTTCAAATTGGGCTATTGTGCACACAAGCTTCGGTTGCACTAAGGCCATCTATGTCTGATGTTGTTAAAATGTTGACTGATGAAGAGTATGGAATTCCATCACCAAAACAACCTCCATTTTTAAATGCTAGCTTGTTGAATTCAGATGAGACTAGAATGATTTCAGAGGAAACTTCATCTTCTTATACTGAAAATTCAAGCAATCTTTATGATTCAGTTGTTGAAACCACTGAGGTCTCCAAACCTTCTTAA